The following proteins are co-located in the Streptomyces sp. NBC_00435 genome:
- a CDS encoding branched-chain amino acid ABC transporter substrate-binding protein — protein sequence MRQRSLIAVTAALAAGALTLTACGSRDDKGGSTADGGDTTVVIGVDAPLTGDLSALGLGIKNSADLAAKQANEKKYVKGVTFKIQALDDQAQASSGQQNATKLTADKDVLGVVGPLNSSVSESMQKVFDDAKLVQISPANTSPSLSQGPKWATGEKVRTYKSYFRTATTDAIQGPFAAQYLFNKAGKKNVFIIDDKKTYGAGLAGTFKGEFTKLGGKVVGEGHIDPESTDFGAIVTQVKSSGADVVYYGGEYPAAGPLSKQIKASGANIPLIGGDGIYDKKYVELAGAGAAGDLATSVGAPVESLPSAKDFVANYTKAGYKEPFSAYGGYSYDSAWAIIEAVKATVDANNGKLPADARAKVLAAVQGVSFDGVTGKVSFDEFGDATNKQLTVYKVEGTEWKSVESGTLGG from the coding sequence GTGCGTCAGCGTTCTCTCATTGCCGTCACCGCCGCTCTCGCCGCAGGTGCCCTCACTCTCACCGCCTGTGGCTCGCGTGACGACAAGGGCGGCAGCACCGCCGACGGTGGTGACACCACGGTCGTCATCGGCGTCGACGCCCCGCTCACCGGTGACCTCTCGGCCCTGGGCCTCGGCATCAAGAACTCCGCGGACCTCGCCGCCAAGCAGGCCAACGAGAAGAAGTACGTCAAGGGCGTCACCTTCAAGATCCAGGCACTGGACGACCAGGCACAGGCCTCCTCCGGCCAGCAGAACGCCACCAAGCTCACCGCCGACAAGGACGTCCTCGGTGTCGTCGGCCCCCTGAACTCCTCCGTCTCGGAGTCCATGCAGAAGGTCTTCGACGACGCCAAGCTCGTCCAGATCTCCCCGGCCAACACCAGCCCGTCCCTCTCCCAGGGACCGAAGTGGGCCACCGGCGAGAAGGTCCGCACCTACAAGAGCTACTTCCGCACCGCCACCACGGACGCCATCCAGGGCCCGTTCGCGGCGCAGTACCTCTTCAACAAGGCCGGCAAGAAGAACGTCTTCATCATCGACGACAAGAAGACCTACGGCGCGGGCCTCGCAGGCACCTTCAAGGGCGAGTTCACCAAGCTCGGCGGCAAGGTCGTCGGCGAAGGCCACATCGACCCCGAGAGCACCGACTTCGGCGCCATCGTGACCCAGGTCAAGAGCTCCGGCGCCGACGTCGTCTACTACGGCGGCGAGTACCCCGCGGCCGGCCCGCTCAGCAAGCAGATCAAGGCCTCCGGCGCCAACATCCCGCTCATCGGCGGTGACGGCATCTACGACAAGAAGTACGTCGAGCTCGCCGGCGCCGGCGCCGCGGGCGACCTCGCCACCTCGGTCGGCGCCCCGGTCGAGAGCCTGCCCTCCGCCAAGGACTTCGTCGCCAACTACACCAAGGCCGGATACAAGGAGCCCTTCTCCGCCTACGGCGGCTACTCCTACGACTCCGCCTGGGCGATCATCGAGGCCGTCAAGGCCACCGTCGACGCCAACAACGGCAAGCTCCCCGCCGACGCGCGCGCCAAGGTCCTCGCCGCCGTCCAGGGCGTCTCCTTCGACGGCGTGACCGGCAAGGTCTCCTTCGACGAGTTCGGTGACGCGACCAACAAGCAGCTCACCGTCTACAAGGTCGAGGGCACCGAGTGGAAGTCCGTCGAGTCGGGCACCCTCGGCGGCTGA
- a CDS encoding branched-chain amino acid ABC transporter permease — translation MHELPQQLVNGLLLGSMYGLVAIGYTMVYGIVQLINFAHGEIFMTGGFGALTVWTMLPGGTTMWVALPLMLIGAIIVATLIAVGAERFAYRPLRTAPRLAPLITAIGLSLALQQAVWAWYPGAKSKVVFPEIPGGPFNIGSITIQTGDVFLLLAAPISMAILGFFVKKTRTGRGMQATSQDPDTAKLMGINTDRIITVAFALGAAFAAVGAVAYGLKYGEVNFRMGFLLGLKAFTAAVLGGIGNIYGAMIGGLVLGLAETLTTAYVADIPGFEQLGGQTWGNTWAFVLLILVLLFRPQGLLGERVADRA, via the coding sequence GTGCACGAACTGCCGCAACAGCTGGTCAACGGCCTGCTACTGGGATCCATGTACGGGCTAGTCGCCATTGGCTACACGATGGTCTACGGCATCGTCCAGCTCATCAACTTCGCACATGGCGAGATCTTCATGACCGGCGGATTCGGGGCCCTCACGGTCTGGACCATGCTCCCCGGCGGCACCACGATGTGGGTCGCCCTGCCGCTCATGCTCATAGGCGCGATCATCGTCGCCACGCTCATCGCCGTCGGCGCCGAACGATTCGCCTACCGCCCCCTGCGCACCGCTCCCCGCCTCGCCCCGCTCATCACCGCCATCGGCCTCTCCCTCGCCCTCCAGCAGGCGGTATGGGCCTGGTACCCCGGAGCGAAGTCGAAGGTCGTCTTCCCCGAGATCCCCGGCGGCCCCTTCAACATCGGCAGCATCACCATCCAGACCGGTGACGTCTTCCTCCTCCTCGCCGCACCCATCTCCATGGCCATCCTCGGCTTCTTCGTCAAGAAGACCCGCACCGGCCGCGGCATGCAGGCCACCTCGCAGGACCCCGACACCGCCAAGCTCATGGGCATCAACACCGACCGCATCATCACGGTCGCCTTCGCCCTCGGCGCGGCCTTCGCCGCCGTCGGAGCAGTCGCCTACGGCCTCAAGTACGGCGAAGTCAACTTCCGCATGGGCTTCCTGCTCGGCCTCAAGGCCTTCACCGCGGCAGTACTCGGCGGCATCGGCAACATCTACGGCGCCATGATCGGCGGACTCGTCCTCGGTCTCGCCGAAACCCTCACCACCGCCTACGTCGCCGACATCCCCGGCTTCGAACAGCTCGGCGGACAGACCTGGGGCAACACCTGGGCGTTCGTCCTCCTCATCCTCGTCCTCCTCTTCAGGCCACAGGGCCTGCTGGGCGAGCGCGTCGCGGACAGGGCGTGA
- a CDS encoding branched-chain amino acid ABC transporter permease codes for MTTTTTDTTTMNAEPTKAKGFIPLPEKTGRALATAGGILTAVSCFLSWTWTSAFPGDLTVYGYPGGLQWLVLVGGLLTTLFGLSSYGIKGLRWLTPAGADAAIKLSALAAFATTAYTVLAIVQLNGVIVDLEPGAGVAFLVSLLALVGALALPFERPVLEGPDPDDSSWEQSKHNARNKVTTVKAAFTSGPAKPARALPAWTEILLIAGILAIGLAVFTYGITTPYQELFIGFLITAGFGFAAFNKAGIMARISTLTTRHRNVALVGAFAAAAAFPFTQSDDQYATLGVNILIFATVALGLNIVVGLTGLLDLGYVAFLGVGAYTAALVSGSPNSPFGVQLPFWAAILIGAAASMVFGVLIGAPTLRLRGDYLAIVTLGFGEIFRISMNNLDGVSGPDITNGPNGIANIPNVDLFGFDFGAAHSIGGFTIGRFANYFFLMLLITLIVVMVFRRSSESRIGRAWVAIREDETAAEAMGINGFRVKLIAFALGATLAGLAGAVQAHVNYTVTPDQYVFANAVPPNSAFLLAAVVLGGMGTISGPLVGGSLLFLLPNKLQGLGEYQLLAFGVALIILMRLRPEGLIPNRRNQLELHKDMEAPTVLPTTVTGKAGV; via the coding sequence ATGACGACCACCACCACGGACACCACGACCATGAACGCAGAGCCCACCAAGGCCAAGGGGTTCATCCCCCTCCCGGAGAAGACCGGCCGCGCCCTCGCCACCGCGGGCGGCATCCTCACCGCCGTCTCCTGCTTCCTCTCCTGGACCTGGACCTCCGCCTTCCCCGGCGACCTCACCGTCTACGGGTACCCCGGCGGACTCCAGTGGCTCGTCCTCGTCGGCGGCCTCCTGACCACCCTCTTCGGCCTCTCCTCCTACGGGATCAAGGGCCTCCGCTGGCTCACCCCCGCCGGCGCCGACGCGGCGATCAAACTCTCCGCGCTCGCCGCCTTCGCCACCACCGCGTACACGGTCCTCGCCATCGTTCAGCTGAACGGCGTCATCGTCGACCTCGAACCCGGTGCCGGCGTCGCCTTCCTCGTGTCCCTGCTCGCCCTCGTCGGCGCCCTCGCGCTCCCCTTCGAACGCCCCGTCCTCGAAGGACCCGACCCCGACGACAGCAGCTGGGAACAGTCCAAGCACAACGCGCGCAACAAGGTCACCACCGTGAAGGCCGCCTTCACCTCCGGCCCGGCCAAGCCCGCCCGCGCACTCCCCGCCTGGACCGAGATCCTCCTGATCGCCGGCATCCTCGCCATCGGGCTCGCCGTGTTCACCTACGGCATCACCACCCCGTACCAGGAACTCTTCATCGGCTTCCTGATCACCGCGGGCTTCGGCTTCGCCGCCTTCAACAAGGCCGGCATCATGGCCCGCATCTCCACCCTCACCACCCGCCACCGCAACGTCGCCCTCGTCGGCGCCTTCGCAGCGGCGGCAGCCTTCCCCTTCACCCAGTCCGACGACCAGTACGCGACCCTCGGCGTCAACATCCTCATCTTCGCCACCGTCGCACTCGGCCTCAACATCGTCGTCGGCCTCACCGGCCTCCTCGACCTCGGCTACGTCGCCTTCCTCGGCGTCGGCGCCTACACCGCGGCCCTGGTCTCCGGCTCCCCCAACTCCCCCTTCGGAGTACAGCTCCCCTTCTGGGCCGCCATCCTCATCGGCGCCGCCGCCTCCATGGTCTTCGGCGTCCTCATCGGCGCACCCACCCTGCGACTGCGCGGCGACTACCTCGCCATCGTGACGCTCGGCTTCGGTGAGATCTTCCGCATCTCCATGAACAACCTCGACGGCGTCTCCGGCCCCGACATCACCAACGGGCCCAACGGCATCGCCAACATCCCCAACGTCGACCTCTTCGGATTCGACTTCGGCGCCGCGCACAGCATCGGCGGCTTCACCATCGGGCGCTTCGCCAACTACTTCTTCCTGATGCTCCTGATCACCCTCATCGTGGTCATGGTCTTCCGACGCAGCTCGGAATCCCGCATCGGCCGCGCCTGGGTCGCCATCCGCGAAGACGAGACCGCCGCCGAAGCCATGGGCATCAACGGCTTCCGCGTCAAGCTCATCGCCTTCGCCCTCGGCGCCACCCTCGCCGGACTCGCAGGCGCCGTACAGGCCCACGTGAACTACACCGTCACCCCGGACCAGTACGTGTTCGCCAACGCCGTACCCCCGAACTCCGCCTTCCTGCTCGCCGCAGTCGTACTCGGCGGCATGGGAACCATCTCCGGCCCCCTCGTCGGCGGATCGCTCCTCTTCCTGCTCCCCAACAAGCTCCAGGGCCTGGGCGAGTACCAGCTCCTCGCCTTCGGCGTCGCACTCATCATCCTGATGCGCCTGCGCCCCGAAGGACTCATCCCCAACCGGCGCAACCAGCTCGAACTCCACAAGGACATGGAAGCGCCCACCGTCCTCCCCACCACGGTCACCGGTAAGGCAGGGGTCTGA
- a CDS encoding ABC transporter ATP-binding protein: protein MTTTTTETPATTAETVLDARGVTMRFGGLTAVKNVDLTVRSGEIVGLIGPNGAGKTTFFNCLTGLYIPTEGEVRYKGTVLPPKSFKVTEAGIARTFQNIRLFNNMTVLENVLVGRHTRTKQGLWSALLRLPSFGREEEASRKRAMELLEFIGLEHKAEHLARNLPYGEQRKLEIARALASDPGLILLDEPTAGMNPQETRTTEELIFAIRDKGIAVLVIEHDMRFIFNLCDRVACLVQGEKLIEGTAAEVQGDERVIAAYLGEPFEGAPGAEEVAEVEAAEAHSEAAHGEATDVEATDSTTSATSTDGEDR, encoded by the coding sequence ATGACGACCACCACCACCGAAACCCCCGCCACCACGGCGGAGACCGTCCTCGACGCACGCGGCGTCACGATGCGCTTCGGCGGCCTCACCGCCGTCAAGAACGTCGACCTGACCGTGCGCAGCGGCGAGATCGTGGGCCTCATCGGCCCCAACGGCGCAGGCAAGACCACCTTCTTCAACTGCCTCACCGGCCTCTACATCCCCACCGAGGGTGAAGTCCGGTACAAGGGCACGGTCCTGCCCCCCAAGTCGTTCAAGGTCACCGAAGCCGGCATCGCCCGCACCTTCCAGAACATCCGTCTCTTCAACAACATGACGGTCCTGGAAAACGTCCTCGTCGGCCGCCACACCCGCACCAAGCAGGGCCTGTGGTCCGCCCTCCTGCGCCTCCCCAGCTTCGGCCGGGAAGAAGAGGCCAGTCGCAAGCGGGCCATGGAACTCCTGGAGTTCATCGGCCTCGAACACAAGGCCGAACACCTCGCCCGCAACCTCCCCTACGGTGAGCAGCGCAAGCTCGAGATCGCCCGCGCCCTGGCCAGCGACCCCGGCCTCATCCTCCTGGACGAGCCCACCGCCGGCATGAACCCGCAGGAGACCCGGACCACCGAAGAACTCATCTTCGCCATCCGGGACAAGGGCATCGCCGTCCTCGTCATCGAGCACGACATGCGCTTCATCTTCAACCTCTGCGACCGCGTCGCCTGCCTCGTCCAGGGCGAAAAGCTCATCGAGGGCACCGCCGCCGAGGTCCAGGGCGACGAACGCGTCATCGCCGCCTACCTCGGCGAACCCTTCGAAGGCGCCCCCGGCGCCGAAGAGGTCGCCGAAGTCGAAGCAGCCGAAGCACACAGCGAGGCCGCGCACGGCGAAGCGACGGACGTCGAGGCGACGGACAGCACGACCAGCGCGACCAGCACGGACGGAGAAGACCGGTGA